One genomic region from Prevotella sp. Rep29 encodes:
- a CDS encoding response regulator transcription factor encodes MKENMPHHGMGTEFHYPRIAIIDSNMLAIMGLRQILQTVVPVAEIEVFNSFNEFEADEPEMFVHYFVETNIVLSNLSFFTARRNKTIVLTTATDPNTQLGEFHCLCINVPEQELVRSLLMLEQRAHAHGRNLPPVARRQAEKILSNREMEVLSLIVQGLLNKEIADALNISITTVITHRKNIMEKLGMRSVSQLTIYAVMQGYVDINKI; translated from the coding sequence ATGAAGGAGAATATGCCACATCACGGGATGGGAACGGAGTTCCACTATCCGCGAATCGCCATTATAGACAGCAATATGTTGGCTATCATGGGTTTGCGGCAGATTCTCCAGACGGTTGTTCCCGTGGCGGAGATTGAGGTGTTCAACAGTTTCAACGAGTTTGAAGCGGATGAGCCGGAGATGTTTGTCCATTATTTTGTGGAGACAAATATCGTGTTGAGCAACCTCTCGTTTTTTACGGCTCGTCGTAACAAGACCATCGTGCTTACGACAGCGACGGACCCCAACACGCAGTTGGGCGAGTTCCATTGCCTCTGCATCAACGTGCCCGAGCAGGAGCTGGTGCGTTCGCTCTTGATGTTGGAGCAGAGGGCTCATGCACATGGGCGCAATCTGCCGCCGGTGGCGAGGCGTCAGGCTGAAAAGATTCTCTCCAACCGTGAGATGGAGGTACTGTCGCTCATTGTGCAAGGACTTCTGAATAAGGAGATTGCCGATGCTTTGAATATCAGTATCACGACCGTCATCACGCATCGTAAGAATATCATGGAGAAGCTGGGGATGCGCAGCGTTTCCCAGCTGACGATTTATGCGGTGATGCAGGGATATGTGGATATCAATAAAATTTAA